One Serpentinicella alkaliphila DNA segment encodes these proteins:
- a CDS encoding YybH family protein, whose translation MDFKSTLMLHLDSMRSKDLDNFLSTVNLNNVVLIMPNGTIIRDKEDFIELHKNWFIDNDWNLNYKILNINEGLEIAYALVDIDYYDCDIEGNIIKMNYYLNLIFCRKEGKWLLTHDQNTIYK comes from the coding sequence ATGGATTTTAAGAGTACTTTAATGTTGCACTTAGATTCTATGAGAAGTAAAGATTTAGATAACTTCCTTTCAACAGTTAATTTGAATAATGTTGTTCTGATTATGCCAAACGGAACTATTATAAGAGATAAAGAAGACTTTATAGAATTACATAAAAATTGGTTTATAGATAATGATTGGAATTTAAACTATAAAATACTAAATATCAACGAGGGTTTGGAGATAGCATATGCACTGGTAGATATTGATTACTACGACTGTGACATTGAAGGAAACATAATTAAAATGAATTACTATTTAAATTTAATTTTTTGTAGAAAAGAGGGCAAGTGGTTATTAACTCATGATCAGAATACAATTTATAAATAA
- a CDS encoding DL-endopeptidase inhibitor IseA family protein encodes MKRFLILIIFILPLWGCNTGIQVEKTVSLPSIEDVKEAYYKSYEAFTWFDLTTLPADSSSKEINGRIYNRVNHDIIKTYADLEKYLSSLFTKDIVQEMLSNKSTCYIDIEGELYTMLADRGTDIYKGEAILEVKQINDKEYICTVEVELLGNDFSVTGYETHYYSYELKDGQWLFTNFYLYK; translated from the coding sequence TTGAAAAGGTTTTTAATATTAATTATATTTATTTTACCACTATGGGGTTGTAATACGGGTATACAAGTAGAAAAAACAGTATCATTACCTAGTATAGAGGATGTAAAGGAAGCATATTACAAATCATATGAGGCTTTTACATGGTTTGACCTAACAACTTTACCAGCGGATTCTTCATCTAAAGAAATTAATGGCAGGATATATAATAGAGTAAATCATGACATAATTAAAACTTATGCTGATCTAGAAAAATACCTCTCCTCTTTATTTACAAAAGATATAGTTCAAGAGATGTTGAGTAATAAATCTACCTGTTACATCGATATTGAGGGAGAACTATATACTATGCTAGCCGATAGAGGGACAGATATTTATAAAGGAGAAGCTATCCTAGAGGTTAAGCAAATAAATGATAAAGAATATATTTGTACGGTTGAAGTTGAATTACTAGGAAATGACTTCTCGGTTACTGGATACGAAACTCATTACTACTCATACGAGCTTAAAGATGGTCAATGGCTTTTCACAAACTTTTATTTATATAAATAG
- a CDS encoding DNA-3-methyladenine glycosylase I → MTSRCQWVTDDLMYIRYHDEEWGVPEHDNRKLFELLTLEGAQAGLSWFTILKKRENYRIAFEDFDIEKVANYDKMKIDELMQNQGIVRNRLKIQSTISNAKEIIKIQKEFGSFDTYIWSFVGGKPIINSWRNISGVPTKTLESDAMSKDLSKRGFKFTGSTICYAFMQATGMVNDHIIDCYRYKEVNKYT, encoded by the coding sequence ATGACTTCAAGGTGCCAATGGGTTACTGATGACTTAATGTATATAAGATATCATGACGAAGAGTGGGGCGTTCCAGAACACGATAATAGAAAGTTGTTTGAGCTTTTAACATTAGAAGGAGCTCAAGCTGGATTAAGTTGGTTTACTATACTAAAGAAACGAGAGAATTATAGAATCGCGTTTGAAGATTTTGATATTGAGAAGGTAGCTAATTATGACAAAATGAAGATTGACGAGTTGATGCAAAACCAAGGGATTGTAAGGAATCGATTAAAAATCCAATCTACTATAAGTAATGCCAAAGAAATCATTAAGATACAAAAGGAGTTTGGAAGTTTTGATACTTATATTTGGAGTTTTGTTGGAGGAAAGCCAATAATAAATAGTTGGAGAAACATATCTGGCGTTCCTACAAAAACCCTTGAATCAGATGCCATGAGTAAAGACTTATCAAAAAGAGGATTTAAATTTACTGGTTCTACAATTTGTTATGCGTTTATGCAGGCAACTGGAATGGTAAATGATCATATAATTGATTGCTATCGATACAAAGAAGTAAATAAATATACTTAA
- a CDS encoding regulatory protein RecX — protein sequence MEALKKEFNQVLKYLISKPRTVHEVIQYLISKDINKENITEIINRLKHLNYLNDRNYCVVFINSNRDNNKSKRQILKALENKGINREISINLINDLYSDEMELKIAEELINKLCNQIEPISFSQLKNKIIYKLKYKEFSSDTIRQAIEISRDNELFKQKLIDSEEKILEKAKVDGLKYFNKYSKKYDNKFMVKRYTLNALQRKGYDNDLCYRVINELF from the coding sequence ATGGAAGCATTAAAAAAAGAATTTAATCAGGTTTTAAAATATTTAATTTCTAAGCCAAGAACAGTGCATGAAGTAATTCAATACTTAATAAGTAAAGATATAAATAAAGAAAATATCACAGAAATAATAAATCGATTAAAACATTTAAACTATTTAAATGACCGAAATTACTGTGTAGTTTTCATAAATAGTAATAGAGACAATAATAAAAGTAAAAGACAAATATTAAAGGCATTAGAAAACAAAGGAATTAATCGGGAAATCTCAATTAATTTAATTAATGATCTTTATAGTGATGAAATGGAGCTGAAAATTGCTGAAGAATTGATTAATAAATTATGTAATCAAATTGAACCTATATCATTCAGCCAACTTAAAAATAAGATTATATATAAATTAAAATACAAAGAATTTAGCAGTGATACTATTAGACAGGCAATTGAAATTTCAAGGGATAACGAACTATTTAAACAAAAACTTATAGATTCAGAGGAAAAAATATTAGAGAAAGCTAAAGTCGATGGATTAAAGTATTTTAATAAATACAGTAAAAAATATGATAATAAATTTATGGTTAAAAGATATACATTAAATGCATTACAAAGAAAAGGATATGATAATGATCTGTGTTATAGAGTTATTAATGAACTGTTTTAG
- a CDS encoding tyrosine-type recombinase/integrase translates to MKNQTICLQLEKALKLKGYSANTVDTYVSHIKQFMDYCKEDIRVITSEDVHEYLLYLLEDRGLSASYVNTAISAIKFMLNRYDINISISRVKKEKKLPNILSQEEVGKILM, encoded by the coding sequence ATGAAGAACCAAACAATTTGCCTACAACTAGAAAAGGCATTAAAGCTAAAGGGATACAGTGCTAATACTGTTGATACTTATGTATCCCATATTAAACAGTTTATGGACTATTGCAAAGAAGATATTAGGGTGATTACTAGTGAAGATGTACATGAGTATCTACTATATCTATTAGAAGATAGGGGGTTGTCTGCATCCTATGTTAATACAGCCATAAGTGCTATTAAATTCATGCTCAATAGATATGATATTAATATATCTATATCTAGGGTTAAAAAGGAGAAGAAACTCCCCAACATCCTAAGTCAAGAAGAAGTAGGGAAGATACTAATGTAG
- the steA gene encoding putative cytokinetic ring protein SteA yields MNIKAPVKLGKKTKLLIDELQSGDIAIIHHRDLDEIAARSLIKSKVSAVINCDKSISGRYPNLGPNILIEKKIPIFDVMNGDLFSILQNGDIVEIEGNIVSFETNKIAELMRITSDKLNKLIALAEKNLEIELEKFIDNTLAYAQKEKYLIMGNVFIPKTKTSINNKHVLIVVRGQHYKEDLNAILPYIKEKKPVLIGVDGGADALYEFGFKPNIIIGDMDSVSDNCLKKCDEIIVHAYPNGLAPGMERIQNLDLKAKIFPAPGTSEDIAMLLAYSNGADLIVVLGSHTNMIDFLEKGRKGMGSTFLVRLKIGSKLIDARGVSQLYNKKVKLSYVASLLIAALIPIAVIIFTAQPLFFRLIKMKLRLFLDF; encoded by the coding sequence ATGAATATTAAAGCTCCAGTTAAATTAGGAAAGAAAACCAAATTATTAATTGATGAACTACAATCAGGAGATATTGCAATTATTCATCATAGGGATTTAGATGAAATTGCAGCAAGATCTCTAATTAAAAGTAAGGTTAGTGCAGTAATTAATTGCGATAAATCTATTAGTGGAAGGTACCCAAATTTAGGGCCTAATATCCTAATAGAAAAAAAGATTCCTATTTTTGATGTTATGAATGGTGATTTATTTAGCATTTTGCAAAATGGTGATATTGTTGAAATTGAAGGTAATATTGTTTCATTTGAAACAAATAAAATTGCAGAGTTAATGAGAATTACTTCTGATAAATTAAATAAGTTAATAGCTTTAGCAGAAAAGAACCTAGAAATTGAGTTAGAAAAATTTATTGATAATACCTTAGCATATGCTCAAAAAGAAAAATATTTAATTATGGGTAATGTATTCATACCTAAAACTAAAACGTCTATTAACAATAAGCATGTTTTAATTGTAGTCAGGGGTCAACACTATAAAGAGGATTTAAATGCAATATTACCCTATATTAAAGAAAAGAAACCAGTATTAATTGGTGTTGATGGTGGCGCTGATGCATTATATGAATTTGGATTTAAGCCAAACATAATAATTGGTGATATGGATAGTGTAAGTGACAATTGCTTAAAAAAGTGTGATGAAATAATTGTACACGCATATCCAAATGGCTTGGCACCGGGTATGGAAAGGATTCAAAATTTAGATCTTAAGGCAAAAATTTTTCCAGCACCGGGTACAAGTGAGGATATTGCAATGCTTCTTGCATATAGTAACGGTGCGGATTTAATTGTAGTCTTAGGTTCTCATACTAATATGATAGATTTTTTAGAAAAAGGACGTAAAGGTATGGGTAGTACTTTTTTAGTGAGACTAAAAATAGGAAGTAAGCTAATAGATGCTAGAGGAGTTAGTCAACTATATAATAAAAAAGTTAAATTAAGCTATGTAGCATCTCTCTTAATTGCGGCTTTAATTCCGATAGCAGTAATTATATTTACAGCACAACCTTTATTTTTTAGACTTATTAAAATGAAGCTACGACTTTTTCTAGATTTTTAG
- a CDS encoding DUF6485 family protein codes for MVTITKKHFCTCKDTSCKLNPDNHDYGCDPCIKKCLKDGEIPSCFFKAVSEDISKVSNFTYEGFANFLLKHKQQK; via the coding sequence TTGGTCACTATTACTAAAAAACACTTTTGTACTTGCAAGGATACTAGTTGTAAATTAAACCCCGATAACCATGACTATGGCTGTGATCCATGCATTAAAAAATGTCTTAAAGATGGGGAAATTCCATCGTGCTTTTTTAAAGCTGTATCCGAAGATATTAGTAAGGTCAGTAATTTTACTTATGAGGGCTTTGCAAATTTCTTGCTTAAGCATAAGCAACAGAAATAA
- a CDS encoding EFR1 family ferrodoxin (N-terminal region resembles flavodoxins. C-terminal ferrodoxin region binds two 4Fe-4S clusters.) encodes MEYKHKILILYHSGAGSTKTIAEIYYKMLHLYSIDISTISFEYEYNKLHDYNFIIFAFPTYHCSPSTSMKEFIKNIPVFDKPKKAFVFTTCGLFSGNALREFIKECSPKNISINGFSVYRAPATDGVLLLPPIYFMFNYEKNIAYKIKSDIKKIEQIINTDTCIAQCPSFKLYEILNYPNKVCGKAYRHKLKILKENCVHCKKCADICIRNCWDTYGEFPQYEGRKCEFCFKCVHHCPNGAIILSAKTKTKIKLNEKFYENLREKIINEIL; translated from the coding sequence TTGGAATATAAGCACAAAATTTTAATTTTATATCATTCTGGAGCTGGTAGTACAAAAACAATAGCAGAAATATATTACAAAATGTTACATTTATATTCTATTGATATAAGTACTATTAGCTTTGAGTATGAGTATAATAAACTACATGATTATAATTTTATTATATTTGCTTTTCCTACATATCACTGTAGTCCTTCAACTTCTATGAAGGAATTTATAAAAAATATACCAGTGTTTGATAAGCCTAAGAAAGCTTTTGTGTTTACTACATGTGGTTTATTTTCAGGAAATGCATTAAGGGAATTTATAAAAGAATGTTCACCAAAAAATATAAGTATAAACGGATTTTCAGTGTATAGAGCACCTGCTACCGATGGAGTGTTACTTCTGCCACCAATATATTTTATGTTTAACTATGAAAAAAATATAGCCTATAAAATAAAGTCAGATATAAAAAAAATAGAGCAGATAATTAATACTGATACTTGTATAGCTCAATGTCCTTCGTTTAAATTGTATGAAATATTAAACTACCCTAATAAAGTCTGTGGTAAGGCTTATAGGCACAAATTGAAAATCTTAAAAGAAAATTGTGTGCATTGCAAAAAGTGTGCTGATATTTGTATCCGAAATTGTTGGGATACATACGGAGAATTTCCTCAATATGAAGGTAGAAAATGTGAATTTTGCTTTAAATGTGTACATCATTGTCCGAATGGCGCTATAATATTATCTGCAAAAACCAAGACAAAGATTAAACTGAATGAAAAGTTCTATGAAAACTTGAGAGAAAAAATAATTAATGAAATATTGTGA
- a CDS encoding ribbon-helix-helix domain-containing protein yields the protein MMSKSSKNHTLSLPIDLLDKLKDFSKEGYITSVNAAVKEAIESYVIKL from the coding sequence ATGATGTCAAAGTCATCTAAAAATCATACACTTTCTCTTCCAATTGATCTGTTAGATAAATTAAAGGATTTCTCAAAGGAAGGATACATTACATCTGTTAACGCTGCTGTAAAAGAAGCTATAGAATCTTATGTTATTAAACTTTAA
- a CDS encoding HepT-like ribonuclease domain-containing protein, whose translation MEQGESEFFRSKLIQDAVIRNLEIIGEATKRISKELRLKEYDIPWKEMAGLRDVLIHDYLELT comes from the coding sequence ATAGAACAAGGAGAATCTGAATTTTTTAGGTCAAAGCTGATCCAAGATGCTGTAATTAGAAATTTAGAAATTATAGGGGAAGCAACAAAAAGAATTTCAAAAGAATTGAGACTAAAAGAGTATGATATCCCTTGGAAAGAGATGGCAGGACTAAGAGATGTATTGATACATGATTATTTGGAGTTGACTTAG
- a CDS encoding MerR family transcriptional regulator, with protein MYRIGDFSKMSKTTIKALRYYDEVDLLKPEYVDDFTGYRFYSTDQLVKLHYIQALRQISLSIDEIKLIMAGNNPRDILEKRKRELTAEISRGTEQLSRIEFILSKQGEKNIMNYQATIKELPECIVYSKTMKVPNYDAYFELIPAIGKTVSERYPDLKCVVPEYCFIVYLDNEYKEKDIHVEFCEAVDKMMEDFEDIIFKRIEAVTAVSVMHKGSYAGLSEAYAYVFKWIDENGYLVVNSPRENYIDGIWNKENEEDWLTELQVPIVKINERV; from the coding sequence ATGTACCGCATAGGTGATTTTTCAAAGATGAGTAAAACTACTATCAAAGCATTACGATATTATGATGAAGTAGATTTATTAAAGCCAGAATATGTAGATGATTTTACGGGCTACCGTTTTTATTCTACAGACCAATTAGTGAAGCTCCATTATATTCAAGCATTGAGACAAATTAGTTTATCTATTGATGAAATAAAACTCATTATGGCAGGCAATAATCCAAGGGACATATTAGAAAAACGCAAAAGAGAGCTTACTGCTGAGATCTCACGTGGTACAGAACAACTTTCCCGAATTGAATTTATTCTATCAAAGCAAGGAGAGAAAAATATTATGAATTATCAAGCAACCATCAAAGAATTACCAGAATGTATTGTTTATTCAAAAACGATGAAAGTACCGAACTACGATGCTTATTTCGAGCTTATTCCTGCAATCGGAAAGACTGTATCAGAGAGATATCCAGATCTTAAATGTGTTGTTCCCGAATACTGTTTCATTGTCTATCTTGATAATGAGTACAAAGAAAAAGACATCCATGTAGAATTCTGTGAAGCAGTGGACAAAATGATGGAAGATTTTGAAGATATTATATTTAAGCGAATAGAAGCTGTTACCGCTGTATCTGTTATGCATAAGGGTAGCTATGCTGGATTATCTGAAGCTTATGCTTACGTATTCAAATGGATTGATGAAAACGGCTATTTAGTTGTTAACAGCCCTCGGGAAAATTACATCGATGGTATTTGGAACAAAGAGAATGAAGAGGATTGGTTGACTGAGCTTCAGGTGCCAATTGTTAAAATAAACGAAAGAGTTTAG
- a CDS encoding metallophosphoesterase, which translates to MNKLSKGFSIIIIIILLIIFLIWQNNSIVVSYSDYHNSKIPADFNELKIVQVSDLHNKMFGDNQSNLLSHVEKLSPDIIVITGDLVDRRNFDLDKAISFINGAVKIAPIYYVSGNHEAWSGRYSRITQKLTNAGVYIMDDNVLDISKGSSTIKIIGLSDPDFYTLRYFEGTNTSKLKEELQKLSDSDKFKILLSHRPELFDLYSENNIDLIFSGHAHGGQFRIPFVGGLVAPDQGLFPHYTAGSYIKESSTMFVSRGLGNSIIPIRIFNRPEIVVVTLKSSN; encoded by the coding sequence ATGAACAAGCTATCTAAAGGCTTTAGTATAATTATAATTATTATTTTACTTATTATATTTTTAATTTGGCAAAATAATAGCATTGTTGTTTCATATTCGGATTATCATAACTCCAAGATACCTGCAGACTTCAATGAATTAAAGATTGTTCAAGTTTCAGATCTACATAACAAAATGTTTGGAGATAATCAGTCGAATTTATTAAGCCATGTTGAAAAACTGTCACCTGATATAATTGTTATTACTGGAGACCTAGTAGATAGACGTAATTTTGATTTAGATAAAGCCATCAGTTTTATCAATGGTGCAGTGAAAATAGCACCCATTTATTATGTGTCTGGTAATCATGAGGCATGGTCTGGGCGTTATTCTCGAATAACTCAAAAATTGACTAATGCAGGGGTTTATATTATGGATGATAATGTTTTAGATATTTCAAAAGGAAGCAGTACAATAAAGATCATTGGATTATCCGACCCTGATTTTTATACATTAAGATATTTCGAGGGTACAAACACTAGTAAACTAAAAGAGGAGCTACAAAAATTATCTGATAGTGATAAGTTCAAGATACTACTCTCTCATCGGCCTGAACTATTTGATTTGTATTCTGAAAATAATATTGATTTAATTTTTTCTGGTCACGCTCATGGAGGTCAATTCAGAATACCATTTGTAGGGGGATTGGTAGCACCTGATCAAGGCCTATTTCCTCACTACACAGCTGGCAGTTATATAAAAGAATCATCAACTATGTTTGTTAGTAGAGGACTAGGAAATAGTATAATTCCAATCAGAATTTTTAATAGACCAGAAATTGTCGTAGTAACATTAAAAAGCTCTAATTGA
- a CDS encoding nucleotidyltransferase family protein translates to MKSIDLLNEKRSEILKVAELNGVVKISLFGSVVRKQNNDKSDIDFLVEFEDGRTLFDLIRLKHDLESL, encoded by the coding sequence ATGAAATCAATCGACTTATTAAATGAAAAGCGAAGTGAGATACTAAAAGTTGCAGAATTAAATGGTGTAGTTAAAATAAGCCTATTTGGTTCAGTTGTTAGGAAACAAAATAATGATAAAAGTGATATTGATTTTTTAGTTGAGTTTGAAGACGGGAGAACTTTGTTTGATTTAATTAGATTAAAACATGATTTAGAATCGTTATAA
- a CDS encoding GNAT family N-acetyltransferase, translating into MHNIIIRNEIPLDYRVVEELTREAFWNHHVPGCDEHYLLHIMRNADSFIRELDFVAEIDGKIVGNIVYTKSKIIDDKDECYDVITFGPLSVVPQFQGKGIGRMLIEYTKELAKELGYRAILIYGDPNYYSKFGFVEAEKYDIRTPDNIYAVPLQALELYQGALSDCGGRFFEDSLFVIDRAASLEFDKNFPQKDKLNGLPTQERFIQLINMRKVRE; encoded by the coding sequence ATGCACAACATTATAATACGAAATGAAATCCCCCTTGATTATAGGGTGGTTGAAGAATTAACAAGGGAAGCTTTTTGGAATCATCATGTTCCTGGATGCGATGAGCATTACTTATTGCATATAATGAGAAATGCCGATTCTTTTATAAGGGAATTGGATTTTGTTGCTGAAATTGACGGAAAAATAGTTGGAAACATAGTATATACAAAATCTAAAATAATTGATGATAAAGACGAATGCTACGATGTCATTACTTTTGGACCACTTTCTGTTGTTCCACAGTTTCAGGGCAAAGGTATAGGGCGAATGTTAATTGAATATACAAAAGAACTAGCGAAAGAGCTTGGATACAGGGCAATCTTAATATATGGGGACCCAAATTACTATAGCAAATTTGGTTTTGTTGAGGCTGAAAAATATGATATTAGAACTCCTGATAATATATATGCAGTTCCACTCCAAGCACTTGAACTGTATCAAGGAGCACTATCAGATTGCGGAGGCCGTTTTTTTGAGGACTCATTGTTCGTGATTGATCGAGCAGCCTCACTAGAATTTGATAAGAACTTTCCCCAAAAAGATAAACTTAACGGATTGCCTACTCAGGAAAGATTTATCCAATTAATAAATATGAGGAAAGTAAGGGAATGA
- a CDS encoding DUF7010 family protein, with translation MNLEELRNDCAIKQKKGLHFILSSVFIWTAISIVHMTSLPILTKNLLTFCCTAPLMPLAFFISKFIRVDFRNNENPLTKLGVLLSLNQMLYLLIAMWVYPTVPEKMLMVVAMVFGAHLLPYGWLYKSKSYIAFAIFIPIVSLAVGVIYEAYVLGILMIFTELLFSICLIVENRVLYEKNYRSFN, from the coding sequence ATGAATTTAGAAGAATTAAGGAATGATTGTGCAATAAAGCAAAAGAAAGGGTTACACTTTATATTATCGTCAGTGTTTATATGGACGGCGATTTCGATCGTTCATATGACATCATTGCCCATACTAACTAAAAACCTACTCACTTTTTGTTGTACAGCTCCACTTATGCCATTAGCATTTTTTATTTCGAAATTTATAAGGGTGGACTTTCGGAATAATGAAAATCCCTTAACAAAGTTAGGTGTACTACTCTCATTAAATCAAATGCTCTATTTACTCATTGCCATGTGGGTATATCCAACAGTTCCAGAGAAAATGTTAATGGTTGTTGCAATGGTTTTTGGTGCACATTTATTACCGTACGGATGGTTATATAAATCAAAAAGTTATATTGCATTTGCTATTTTTATTCCAATAGTATCTTTAGCTGTTGGTGTTATTTATGAAGCATATGTATTAGGGATTCTTATGATTTTTACAGAGTTGTTATTTAGCATCTGTTTAATAGTAGAGAATAGGGTACTGTATGAGAAGAATTATAGAAGTTTTAATTAA
- a CDS encoding pyridoxamine 5'-phosphate oxidase family protein, whose amino-acid sequence MGKYHMRKQEQEITDEFELRDIINKGKYAIITMSKNNEQYIVTLSYGYDGINNNLYFHTGTKGLKLDFIQSNPNVCATIIDDMGYINGECGHEYRSIVMVGKMSIMEDMNEKKHGMEIVLNHLEQAPTIIKERVLKNDEAYNSIVVLKLEIS is encoded by the coding sequence ATGGGAAAATATCATATGAGAAAACAAGAACAGGAAATAACTGATGAATTCGAACTAAGAGATATAATAAATAAAGGGAAATATGCAATTATTACAATGAGTAAGAACAATGAGCAATATATAGTTACTCTTAGCTATGGGTACGATGGTATTAATAATAATTTATATTTTCATACAGGTACTAAAGGTCTCAAATTAGATTTTATACAGTCTAACCCAAATGTCTGTGCAACTATTATTGATGATATGGGGTATATAAATGGTGAATGTGGCCATGAATACAGATCAATAGTTATGGTTGGCAAAATGTCTATAATGGAGGATATGAATGAAAAGAAACATGGAATGGAAATTGTTTTAAATCATCTAGAACAAGCTCCTACTATTATTAAGGAAAGAGTTCTTAAAAATGACGAAGCTTATAACAGTATTGTAGTTTTAAAACTTGAAATATCGTAA
- a CDS encoding lysophospholipid acyltransferase family protein, whose protein sequence is MISITTAKLINILPDGLVKYISRKVVDKYLKKYANIIIEGSENLKAIKIPTIFICNHLSNSDGLVLDKALKEINPTFIAGVKLSDNAFTSIGVNVIKTINIKPNTADKEGIKKIIKLVKQGESLLIFPEGTRSRVGSLIEAKKGIFLISKMTGAPIVPIGLYGTEELLPINKEGDMSSETFNYADVHINIGKQFEIPQIAIEQDKKEYEDFATKYFMKKIAELLPENYRGVYK, encoded by the coding sequence ATGATATCCATTACAACCGCAAAACTTATTAATATTTTACCGGATGGACTTGTTAAATATATATCAAGAAAAGTAGTTGATAAATACCTAAAAAAATATGCCAATATAATTATCGAGGGAAGTGAAAACTTAAAAGCAATAAAAATACCAACTATTTTTATATGTAATCATCTAAGTAATTCTGATGGATTAGTTTTAGACAAGGCTCTAAAAGAGATTAATCCAACTTTTATCGCAGGTGTAAAACTATCTGATAACGCTTTTACAAGTATAGGGGTAAATGTAATAAAGACTATAAATATAAAACCTAATACTGCTGATAAAGAGGGGATTAAGAAAATTATTAAGCTAGTAAAGCAAGGGGAAAGTTTACTGATTTTCCCAGAAGGAACTAGGAGTAGAGTTGGTAGCTTGATTGAAGCAAAGAAAGGAATCTTTCTTATCTCAAAAATGACAGGTGCTCCTATTGTACCTATTGGATTATACGGGACAGAAGAATTGTTACCAATTAATAAAGAAGGAGATATGAGTTCGGAAACCTTTAATTATGCAGATGTTCATATCAACATTGGCAAGCAATTTGAAATTCCGCAAATTGCTATAGAGCAAGATAAAAAGGAATATGAAGATTTTGCCACAAAGTATTTCATGAAAAAAATAGCAGAATTATTACCTGAAAATTATAGAGGTGTTTATAAGTAA
- a CDS encoding flavodoxin domain-containing protein, whose protein sequence is MKTAILVYKSKTGFTKKYAKWIEEELNCNAMELEDAHISEVLKYDIIIFGGGMHANRINGIKFIRDNIELFKNKHIIIFATGATPASAIEEVKKFEQVNIPSGLNIPFFYFQSGMNYKDMRFNDRIMMSSFKFLLSLKRSKNLVEQGTMESISTSYDNSKQKYIEPLIQYVRSL, encoded by the coding sequence ATGAAGACAGCTATTTTAGTTTATAAATCAAAGACTGGGTTTACAAAGAAATATGCAAAATGGATAGAGGAAGAGTTAAATTGTAATGCTATGGAATTAGAAGATGCACATATTTCTGAAGTTCTTAAATATGATATAATAATTTTCGGTGGAGGTATGCACGCCAACAGGATTAATGGTATTAAATTTATCAGGGACAATATTGAACTGTTTAAAAATAAGCACATAATTATTTTCGCTACAGGAGCTACTCCTGCTTCTGCCATAGAAGAGGTAAAAAAATTCGAACAAGTAAATATTCCAAGTGGATTAAATATACCATTTTTCTACTTTCAAAGTGGCATGAATTATAAGGATATGAGATTCAATGATCGCATTATGATGAGCTCCTTTAAGTTTTTATTAAGTTTAAAGAGAAGTAAGAATTTAGTTGAACAAGGGACAATGGAATCCATTAGTACTTCCTATGATAATTCTAAACAAAAGTATATTGAACCTTTAATTCAATACGTTCGATCTCTATAA